GGGCTGCGCCCTGGGGTTCCTGGCCAAGGGTCCGCTGGGGGTGATCCTGCCCGGGCTGGCCGTGTTTCTGTTCGTGGCCCTGTCCCGCGACTGGCGCATCCTGGGGCGGATGGGCCTTTTCCGCGGGGCGCTCGTTTTCCTGGCCGCGGCCGCGCCCTGGTTTGTCTGGATGTACGGCCGTCACGGGATGGAATTCATCACCGAGATATTCCTGCGCCGCAACATCGACCACTATTTCACCAACCGCTGGCAGCACGAGGGTCCGCTCTACTACTACCTGCCGGTGCTCCTGGTCGGGGCTTTTCCCTGGACCGCGGCCCTGGCCGGCGGGCTGTGGCGCTCGGCCGCCGGGGTGCGGGACGTTGTCACCCGGCGCGGTGCGGACCCGGCTGCGCGGGCGAACCTGTTCCTCTGGTGTTGGGCCTTCGGGATGCTGCTCTTTTTGAGCCTAAGCCACGGCAAGCTGCCCAATTACGTGCTTCCGCTCTACCCGGCCCTGGCCGCCCTGGCCGGCGCCTATGTCGCCGCGCTGGAGGGCAGTGAAAGAGGCCGTGGCTGGCTGGGTTGGGGCAGCGCGGTCCTGGCCCTGGCTGTACTGGCCGCCGGGCTGGTCCTTCTGCCGTGCAAGGTGCACGTCCCGGTGCTCCTGGCCCTGGCCGCACTTTCGCCCTTGGGCCTGATCGCCCTGGCCGGGCTGAGCCTGCGACGCGGGGTGCGCCTCTGGAGCGTCCTGACCGTGCTTTCCATGGCCGTGCTTTTCGGCCTGAGCGCCGGGCTGGTGCTGCCGCGGGTGGAGAAACTGAACGCCGTGCGCACTCTCGCCGCCGAATGCGCCGTCACGGCCCAGGACAACGGTCCGGTGCTGTTCCACCGCTGCTGGGCCCCGGCGTTCCTGTTCTACAGCGGCCGCGGGGCTGTCCGTTTCGACCCGGAGCGCGAGGACCTGCGCGCTTACCTGGCCGGGAGCGTGCGTTGGGTGCTCACCCGCCCGTCCGACCTGCCCGAACTGGTCCGTCTGGCCGGCTACGAGCCGTCCTGGAGCCGCACCGTTGACGGCCGCGTGCTGCTGCGTTTCGAGCCGCCGGTCCTGCTCACCCGCGCGCAGGCCGCCTTGACTGCCGGCCCCATTTTCCCCTAAGCTTAGTAGCACAGTCTCAATACACATCGACAGGGGGGTGGAAAGATGGCGAAAATAGCGGCGGTCATCGCCGACATGTTCGAGGACTCGGAGTACAGCGCTCCGGCGGAGGCCTTTGCCAGAGAGGGGCACACGGTGGTGACCGTGGGCCTGAAAGCCGGGGCCGTGGTCCGGGGCAAGAAAGAGGGTCTGGAGGTGACAGTCCAGCGCGCGGTGGACAGGGAGAGGGCCGCGGACTATGACGCCCTGCTGATCCCGGGCGGTTACGCCCCGGACAAGCTGCGGCGCTACCCGGAAGCGCTGGAGTTCGTGCGCGACTTTTTCCTGGCTGAAAAGCCGGTGTTCATAATCTGCCATGCGGTGCAACTGCTGGTCAGTTGCGATGTGCTCAAGGGCCGCAGGCTCACCTGCCTGCCGGGGATCGCGCAGGATGTGCTCAACGCGGGCGGGATGTTCTTCGACCGCGAGGTGGTGGTCGAGGGCAACCTGGTCTCCAGCCGCACCCCGGATGACCTGCCGGCCTTTATCCGCGAGTCGCTCAAGAAACTGGGCTGAGCCCGGACACACCGACGGTACTGCCAAAGTCAGCCCCTGTCCGCACCCGGCAGGGGCTGAACGCTATAAAGCAATATTTAATACAATACTTATGAACAGGGCGCTTGCCCGACAGCCCCCTCACAGTTAAGTTAGTGCCTGCGGAAAACAGAGTTAACCGGAATAATGGAGATAGTGAGATGCCGGGCAAAAGCATTCTGTGTATCCTGACTTTTCTCGCCCTCGCGGCCGGGCAGTCCACGCTCGCGCAGGCGGCGAACCTGGACCTCAAGTCCATGCTGCGTCCGCCCGTGGTGGGGGCCTGGTCCAGCTACGCGGTGATAGTCAAGGGCGAGGACAAACCACGGCGCTTCAGGGTGTCCGCGGTCGGCAGGGAGCAGTTCGAGGGTGCGCCCCATCTCTGGCTGGAGCTGACCGTGATCGGCAATGACGGCGACAGCCTGACCGCGATGGGACTGTTCCCGGCCGGTGAATTCCTCGGTCTGAAAGCGAAAAAAGTCGTGCTCAAGCTGGGTAAGTCCGAGGCGCAGGAGGTGCCCGCCGGGCTGGCCAGTCTGGGGACCATGCTGGCCACCCGTTTCGGCCTGGGACTCGACCTGGATGATCTGACCGCCTCGATCCGCGAGGGCGCTCAGAACGGGATCAGCGCCACCGAGCAGGCCCCCGAAAGACTGGACCTGAAGCAGGGCGCGCTCGACACCCGGCGCCTGCTGGTCCAGGACCCCAAGGGCCGTGAGGTGACAATCTGGCTCAGCGACCGGGCCCCGCTGTTCGGCTTCGCCCAGGCTGTCCACGAGGCGCGACGCCTGGAGCTGACCGCCTGGGGCGCGAGCGGCGCGGTCAGCCGCATCGGGAGCCGCTACCACCCCTTCAACCTCCAGGGCATGTTTGACCGGATGCTCGGGAAATAGCCGTCCGGGTGGAATGCAGGCTTGGGTTTCAATATGTCATATCGATATTTTTACAGGGGCACGGCATGCCCGGCCCGGTTTTTGGGTTGAATTCCCTCGATTCCCCTGCTTTGCCGAAGGGGGAGGCCGACAAACCGTCGACCGGGAGAGGCTCGGCTCCCTCTTTGACAACAGGGGGGCGGATGGGATTCAATGTAATTGTCCTGCGGCGGGCAGTTTCGTACAAAGTGTGTTGAAAAAGGAAAAGAGAAACCATATATGAATCTGGACCGTATCCGTAATTTCTGCATCATCGCGCATATCGACCACGGCAAGTCCACCCTCGCCGACCGTCTGCTGGAGAGCACCCACACCCTGGAGTCGCGCGAGATGCGGGCCCAGGTGCTCGACAGCATGGACCTGGAGCGCGAGCGCGGGATCACGATCAAAAGCCACGCCATCCGCATGGACTACAAGGCCGCGGACAGCAACCACTACGAGTTCAACCTGATCGACACCCCGGGTCACGTGGATTTCTCCTACGAGGTCAGCCGGTCCCTGGCCGCCTGCGAGGGCGCGCTGCTGGTGGTGGACGCCACCCAGGGGGTGGAGGCCCAGACCCTGAGCAACCTCCTGCTGGCCATGGACCACAACCTGACCATCATCCCGGTGATCAACAAGATCGACCTGCCCGCGGCCATGATCGAGCGGGTAAGCGCCGAGATGGAGGACCTTCTGGCCGTTGAGCGC
This genomic stretch from bacterium harbors:
- a CDS encoding glycosyltransferase family 39 protein, yielding MSVHPDTGSTARGSVPPLRHFVAVAAASLFLSLPFLGKPALFDPDEGYYPTAAVEMLARGDWLDPVFNAEPRWGKPVGIYFLQCLSVSALGKNELAVRLPSAAAGLGLGFLCLLLGARLFGARAGLYSGLAGAGMLQCIVYSRSAVPDMLLALGVAFALWGFAATDLGRKRFAEARAAHLALYLGCALGFLAKGPLGVILPGLAVFLFVALSRDWRILGRMGLFRGALVFLAAAAPWFVWMYGRHGMEFITEIFLRRNIDHYFTNRWQHEGPLYYYLPVLLVGAFPWTAALAGGLWRSAAGVRDVVTRRGADPAARANLFLWCWAFGMLLFLSLSHGKLPNYVLPLYPALAALAGAYVAALEGSERGRGWLGWGSAVLALAVLAAGLVLLPCKVHVPVLLALAALSPLGLIALAGLSLRRGVRLWSVLTVLSMAVLFGLSAGLVLPRVEKLNAVRTLAAECAVTAQDNGPVLFHRCWAPAFLFYSGRGAVRFDPEREDLRAYLAGSVRWVLTRPSDLPELVRLAGYEPSWSRTVDGRVLLRFEPPVLLTRAQAALTAGPIFP
- a CDS encoding type 1 glutamine amidotransferase — protein: MAKIAAVIADMFEDSEYSAPAEAFAREGHTVVTVGLKAGAVVRGKKEGLEVTVQRAVDRERAADYDALLIPGGYAPDKLRRYPEALEFVRDFFLAEKPVFIICHAVQLLVSCDVLKGRRLTCLPGIAQDVLNAGGMFFDREVVVEGNLVSSRTPDDLPAFIRESLKKLG